The following coding sequences are from one Haploplasma axanthum window:
- a CDS encoding aminotransferase class I/II-fold pyridoxal phosphate-dependent enzyme yields the protein MDLFTKAYTYDTAKKAKQGGFYPYFHELSSKQDVLVEMEGHEVIMIGSNNYLGLTTHPEVIKASMEATEKYGTGVSGSRFLNGTLDLHLELEKDLAKFLGKEDATIFSTGYQSNLGFISAIAGRNDLIFSDKENHASIYDGIKLSYAEMIRYNHNDMDDLEKKLAAADPKKGKLIVTDGVFSMGGDLCKLPELVKLAKKYGARLMVDDAHGLGVMGKTGRGTAEHFDLMNEVDIVMGTFSKSLASSGGFIAGEKDVIEYIRHHSRPYIFNAAIPPSNTAAAHAALKVLMREPERVENLRKVSNYVREGLKSRGLKIRESITPIIPIFTYTPIRTMVACNTLFKNGVYVNPVVPPATAHGECLIRTSYMATHPKELLDKAMDTIVKVLNELPSEEEILK from the coding sequence ATGGATTTATTTACAAAAGCGTACACCTATGATACCGCTAAAAAAGCGAAGCAAGGTGGTTTTTATCCGTATTTTCATGAGTTAAGTAGTAAGCAAGATGTTTTAGTAGAAATGGAAGGACATGAAGTTATCATGATAGGATCTAATAATTATTTAGGTCTTACTACTCATCCTGAAGTAATTAAAGCGTCAATGGAAGCTACGGAAAAATATGGAACAGGTGTTTCAGGATCAAGATTTTTAAATGGAACACTTGACTTACACTTAGAATTAGAAAAGGATTTAGCAAAATTTTTAGGTAAAGAAGATGCGACAATTTTTTCAACAGGATATCAATCAAACTTAGGATTTATTTCAGCAATTGCTGGAAGAAATGATTTAATATTTAGCGATAAAGAAAATCATGCAAGTATTTATGATGGAATAAAACTTAGTTATGCTGAAATGATTAGATATAATCATAATGATATGGATGATTTAGAGAAAAAATTAGCAGCTGCTGATCCTAAAAAAGGGAAATTAATTGTAACTGATGGTGTATTTAGCATGGGTGGAGATCTATGTAAATTACCTGAACTTGTTAAATTAGCTAAAAAATATGGAGCAAGATTAATGGTTGATGATGCCCATGGACTAGGAGTTATGGGAAAAACCGGAAGAGGTACTGCAGAGCATTTTGACTTAATGAATGAAGTTGATATTGTTATGGGGACATTTTCTAAGTCATTAGCAAGTAGTGGTGGATTTATTGCTGGTGAAAAAGATGTTATTGAATATATTAGACATCATTCAAGACCATATATATTTAATGCGGCAATACCGCCATCGAATACTGCAGCTGCTCATGCGGCATTAAAAGTTCTAATGAGAGAACCTGAAAGAGTTGAAAATTTAAGAAAAGTTTCAAATTATGTTAGAGAAGGATTAAAATCTCGTGGATTAAAAATTAGAGAGTCAATAACTCCAATTATTCCGATTTTCACATATACGCCAATTAGAACAATGGTTGCATGCAACACGTTGTTTAAAAACGGTGTTTATGTTAATCCCGTTGTTCCACCTGCAACAGCACATGGTGAATGTTTAATTAGAACTAGTTATATGGCTACACATCCAAAAGAGTTATTGGATAAAGCAATGGATACGATTGTTAAAGTTCTTAATGAATTACCATCAGAAGAGGAAATTCTAAAATGA
- a CDS encoding SDR family NAD(P)-dependent oxidoreductase, giving the protein MKVAIVTGSSSGIGYALCNLLSKKGIKVYGISRTISENENVINISGDVTKADDIKKIFASIYEKEGRIDYLINNAGMGISGSVEATSLEDFESIFNVNLKGTFITSKEILPYMRKNNSGKIVNIGSVASEFSIPFQTFYSSSKAAIKAFSEALNNEVSPYGISVCTILPGDVKTNFTKSRKTNENELEAYEKRVSKSIGLMAKDEQNGMDVQYVSKVIYKTINKKRMPIQKTIGFKYKVFIFLKRFLPTKVVNKLVGAIYAFKKER; this is encoded by the coding sequence ATGAAAGTTGCAATAGTTACAGGATCATCTTCCGGAATTGGTTATGCACTTTGTAACCTCCTAAGTAAAAAGGGCATAAAGGTATATGGAATATCTAGAACAATTAGCGAAAATGAAAATGTAATAAACATATCTGGAGATGTCACTAAAGCTGATGATATTAAAAAGATTTTTGCAAGTATTTATGAAAAAGAAGGCAGAATAGATTATTTAATTAATAATGCCGGTATGGGAATTTCTGGGAGTGTTGAAGCAACCTCTCTTGAAGATTTTGAGAGTATTTTTAATGTTAATTTAAAAGGAACTTTTATTACTAGTAAAGAAATTCTTCCGTATATGCGAAAGAATAATTCAGGTAAGATAGTTAATATTGGTTCAGTAGCAAGTGAGTTTTCAATTCCTTTTCAAACGTTTTATAGTAGTTCTAAAGCTGCTATAAAAGCATTTAGTGAAGCATTAAATAACGAAGTATCTCCATATGGTATTAGTGTTTGTACTATATTGCCTGGAGATGTAAAAACGAATTTTACGAAATCAAGAAAAACAAATGAAAATGAATTAGAAGCGTATGAAAAAAGAGTCAGTAAATCAATTGGTTTGATGGCTAAAGATGAACAAAACGGTATGGATGTTCAATATGTAAGTAAAGTTATTTATAAGACAATTAATAAAAAGCGAATGCCAATTCAAAAAACAATTGGTTTTAAATATAAAGTTTTTATTTTTTTGAAGAGATTTTTACCTACAAAAGTTGTTAATAAATTGGTTGGGGCAATATACGCTTTTAAAAAAGAAAGATAA
- a CDS encoding formate/nitrite transporter family protein: protein MHKQHSIFLKAILSGIYIAIAGVTYLVVSDMTGSKLIGALLFSLALLVICNRGYYLYTGKIGYLLPYKKGGLKMIGQTLAGNFVGIVIVVLMIFLAGVPNITELAKVAVDHKLDNTWYEIIGLSFFCGILMYTAVDGFYNIKSDFGKNIIVILSVVVFIVAGFEHCIANIAYFMLAKTISLKVVLYFILMVIGNAMGAILINLLHERIKKESSEAVN from the coding sequence GTGCATAAACAACATAGTATTTTTTTAAAAGCGATATTATCAGGTATATATATCGCGATTGCAGGAGTTACATATCTAGTTGTCAGTGATATGACTGGAAGTAAATTAATTGGTGCGTTATTATTTAGTTTAGCATTATTAGTTATTTGTAACAGAGGGTATTACTTATATACTGGGAAAATTGGATATTTATTACCTTATAAAAAAGGTGGACTGAAAATGATTGGGCAAACACTTGCTGGAAACTTTGTTGGTATAGTGATTGTTGTTTTAATGATTTTCTTAGCAGGAGTACCAAATATAACTGAATTGGCTAAAGTAGCTGTTGATCATAAACTTGATAATACATGGTATGAAATAATTGGATTATCATTCTTTTGTGGAATATTAATGTATACTGCTGTTGATGGATTTTATAATATCAAAAGTGATTTTGGTAAAAATATAATTGTTATTTTATCAGTTGTTGTGTTCATAGTTGCAGGATTTGAGCATTGTATTGCCAATATAGCGTATTTTATGTTAGCAAAAACAATTAGTTTAAAAGTTGTGCTATACTTTATTTTGATGGTAATTGGTAATGCAATGGGTGCAATATTGATTAATTTACTACACGAAAGAATAAAAAAAGAAAGTAGTGAAGCAGTAAATTAA
- a CDS encoding diacylglycerol/lipid kinase family protein, whose product MKYLLLYNPVSGKGKFYKKIPYIKDYFKNKGLELDIYSSKSPKDLEDKATMFSSKYDVFLVSGGDGTINEVVNGLMRVNKRPSLAVLPSGTANDVAAILGISKKIKKTLDIITTTKPVGMDVNLLNDRYFLYTTAAGILTKISYDIPRSKVKKFGYFAYLSEGAKDIMKNYRMKMNVVHDEGEISGEFMLVLGLSSRRVGGFFLKNFSRPKLDDGKFELRLIRSRKFFKLTKLASFFLFGGKKGKRDVQLESSYYKISTSSDIVWNTDGEKACIGEVEITVMKKQINVYVSKKSKKKFFSIND is encoded by the coding sequence ATGAAATATTTACTTTTATATAATCCAGTAAGTGGTAAGGGAAAATTCTATAAGAAGATACCATATATTAAGGATTATTTTAAGAATAAAGGTTTAGAACTTGATATATATAGTTCCAAATCACCGAAAGATTTAGAAGATAAGGCAACAATGTTTTCTAGCAAGTACGATGTATTTTTAGTATCAGGTGGTGATGGAACTATTAATGAAGTTGTTAATGGATTAATGCGAGTTAATAAAAGGCCGTCACTTGCTGTATTACCAAGTGGTACAGCAAATGATGTTGCTGCAATATTAGGTATAAGTAAAAAGATAAAGAAAACATTAGATATTATTACTACAACAAAACCTGTGGGCATGGATGTTAATTTACTTAATGATCGATATTTTTTATATACAACTGCCGCTGGAATTTTAACAAAAATTAGTTATGACATCCCAAGAAGTAAAGTTAAGAAGTTTGGTTATTTTGCGTATCTATCTGAAGGTGCAAAAGATATTATGAAAAACTATCGAATGAAGATGAATGTTGTTCATGATGAAGGCGAAATTAGTGGTGAATTTATGCTTGTTTTAGGATTAAGTTCTAGAAGAGTAGGTGGATTTTTCCTTAAGAATTTCTCAAGGCCTAAATTAGATGATGGAAAATTTGAACTTAGACTTATTAGATCTAGAAAATTTTTCAAACTAACAAAACTTGCAAGTTTCTTCCTATTTGGTGGTAAAAAAGGAAAACGTGACGTACAACTTGAATCAAGTTATTATAAAATATCAACATCATCTGATATAGTTTGGAATACTGATGGAGAAAAAGCTTGTATCGGTGAAGTTGAGATTACAGTGATGAAAAAACAAATAAATGTTTATGTTAGTAAAAAATCTAAAAAGAAATTTTTTAGTATAAATGATTGA
- the rpsL gene encoding 30S ribosomal protein S12, translated as MPTISQLIKNGREDKIDKSKSPALGYGYNSIQKKRSDYTSPQKRGVCTRVTTMTPRKPNSALRKYARVRLSNGTEVTAYIPGIGHSLQEHSVVLIRGGRVKDLPGVRYHIVRGTLDAAGVANRKQARSKYGAKRAKKK; from the coding sequence ATGCCAACGATATCACAATTGATTAAAAATGGTAGAGAAGATAAAATTGATAAATCAAAATCACCAGCACTAGGATACGGTTATAACAGTATTCAAAAAAAGAGAAGTGACTATACATCACCTCAAAAACGTGGGGTTTGTACTCGTGTTACAACAATGACACCAAGGAAACCAAACTCAGCTTTACGTAAATATGCTCGTGTTAGATTATCAAATGGAACTGAAGTTACAGCTTATATCCCAGGAATTGGACATTCACTACAAGAACATAGTGTTGTATTAATTCGTGGAGGTAGAGTAAAAGACTTACCAGGGGTTAGATACCATATAGTTCGTGGAACATTAGATGCAGCTGGGGTTGCAAACCGTAAACAAGCTCGTTCTAAATATGGTGCTAAAAGAGCTAAGAAAAAATAA
- the rpsG gene encoding 30S ribosomal protein S7, with protein sequence MPRKGHIAKRDVLPDPIYDSKLVTKAINQIMLDGKKGTAQSILYGAFTRVQETTGRDAIEVFNEAINNIMPVLETRARRIGGQNYQVPVEVRSDRRQTLGLRWLIKYSRLRHEKTMEEKLAKEIIDASQGVGASVKKREDTHKMAEANKAFAHYRW encoded by the coding sequence ATGCCTCGTAAAGGACATATCGCTAAACGTGATGTACTTCCTGATCCAATCTATGATTCAAAATTAGTTACTAAAGCAATTAATCAAATTATGTTAGATGGTAAAAAAGGTACAGCACAATCAATTTTATATGGTGCATTTACAAGAGTCCAAGAAACAACTGGACGTGATGCAATAGAAGTATTTAACGAAGCTATAAACAATATAATGCCTGTTCTTGAAACAAGAGCACGTCGTATTGGTGGACAAAACTACCAAGTACCAGTCGAAGTAAGAAGTGACAGACGTCAAACTTTAGGGTTAAGATGGTTAATCAAATACTCAAGACTTCGTCATGAAAAAACAATGGAAGAAAAATTAGCAAAAGAGATTATTGATGCATCACAAGGTGTAGGAGCATCAGTTAAAAAACGTGAAGATACCCACAAAATGGCAGAAGCTAATAAAGCATTTGCACATTACCGTTGGTAA
- the fusA gene encoding elongation factor G gives MPRSISLEKTRNIGIMAHIDAGKTTTTERILYHTGKIHKIGETHDGGAQMDWMEQEQERGITITSAATTAFWRDHRFNIIDTPGHVDFTVEVSRSLRVLDGAVTVLDAQAGVEPQTETVWRQATEYKVPRVVFVNKMDKIGADFEHAIGTIHNRLGAKANAIQLPIGAENDFDGIIDLVEMKAYHFDGNPEETYNEIEIPSHLVEKANKMRVELVESVADFDEELMMSYLEGEMPSAERLKQAIRKATLTVEFFPVLCGSAFKNKGVKFVLDAAINYLPSPLDIPPVVGHDSEGNEIVRITSDDEEFTALAFKVMTDPYVGRLTFFRVYAGTVKAGSYVNNATKGKRERFGRILQMHANTRTEIDEVFAGDIAAVVGLKDTTTGDTLTDEKDDIILESMNFPEPVINVAIEPKTKQDQDRMGIALSKLAEEDPTFRTYSDKETGQTIIAGMGELHLDIIVDRMRREFKVEANVSAPQVSYRETISKTAEIEGKFVRQSGGRGQYGHVWIKFEPNPGKGFEFVDKIVGGVVPREYIPAVGKGLDEALEQGIVAGYPVIDIKATLFDGSYHDVDSSEMAFKIAASMALKETKNVGGPVILEPIMDVEVVTPNDYVGNVIGDLTARRGRLSSQEGRGNAVAIRATVPLSEMFGYATALRSNTQGRATSGMQFSHYEPTPKSIAEEIIKKRSGN, from the coding sequence ATGCCACGTAGTATATCTTTAGAGAAAACTCGTAATATTGGGATTATGGCCCATATTGATGCGGGTAAAACAACAACTACAGAAAGAATCTTATACCATACAGGTAAAATCCACAAAATAGGGGAAACACATGATGGTGGTGCTCAAATGGACTGGATGGAACAAGAACAAGAACGAGGCATTACTATTACTTCAGCTGCTACAACCGCTTTTTGGCGTGATCATCGATTTAATATTATTGACACCCCAGGACACGTAGACTTTACTGTTGAAGTATCAAGATCATTACGTGTACTTGACGGTGCTGTTACAGTTCTAGATGCTCAAGCAGGTGTTGAGCCTCAAACTGAAACTGTATGGCGTCAAGCTACAGAGTATAAAGTTCCAAGAGTTGTTTTTGTTAATAAAATGGACAAAATCGGTGCTGATTTTGAACATGCAATCGGAACAATTCACAATCGTTTAGGCGCTAAAGCTAATGCAATTCAATTGCCAATTGGTGCTGAAAATGATTTTGATGGAATTATTGATCTAGTTGAAATGAAAGCTTATCATTTCGATGGTAATCCAGAAGAAACTTATAATGAAATTGAAATTCCAAGTCATTTAGTTGAAAAAGCTAACAAGATGCGAGTTGAACTTGTTGAAAGTGTAGCTGACTTTGATGAAGAATTAATGATGAGTTATTTAGAAGGTGAAATGCCTTCTGCTGAAAGATTAAAACAAGCAATTAGAAAAGCTACATTAACTGTTGAATTTTTCCCAGTATTATGTGGTTCAGCATTTAAAAACAAAGGTGTTAAATTTGTTCTTGATGCTGCAATTAACTACTTGCCTTCACCACTTGATATTCCACCAGTAGTTGGACACGACTCTGAAGGAAATGAAATAGTGAGAATTACATCTGATGATGAAGAATTTACTGCATTAGCATTTAAAGTTATGACTGACCCTTATGTTGGTAGATTAACATTCTTTAGAGTTTATGCTGGTACAGTTAAAGCTGGATCATATGTAAATAATGCAACAAAAGGTAAGAGAGAAAGATTTGGACGTATTCTACAAATGCACGCGAACACTCGTACTGAAATTGATGAAGTATTCGCTGGAGATATTGCTGCAGTTGTTGGATTGAAAGATACTACAACTGGAGATACATTAACTGATGAAAAAGATGATATTATCTTAGAATCAATGAATTTCCCTGAACCAGTTATTAACGTTGCTATCGAACCTAAAACAAAACAAGACCAAGACAGAATGGGGATTGCTTTATCTAAATTAGCTGAGGAAGATCCAACATTTAGAACTTATTCTGATAAAGAAACTGGTCAAACAATTATCGCTGGTATGGGTGAGTTACACTTAGATATTATTGTTGATAGAATGAGACGTGAATTTAAAGTTGAAGCAAATGTTTCAGCACCTCAAGTATCATATCGTGAAACAATCAGCAAAACTGCTGAAATTGAAGGTAAATTCGTTCGTCAATCAGGTGGACGTGGACAATACGGCCACGTTTGGATTAAGTTTGAACCAAATCCAGGTAAAGGCTTTGAATTTGTTGACAAAATTGTTGGTGGGGTTGTTCCAAGAGAATATATTCCAGCAGTAGGTAAAGGACTTGATGAAGCGTTAGAACAAGGTATTGTTGCAGGATATCCTGTAATTGATATTAAGGCTACATTATTTGATGGTTCATACCATGATGTCGATTCATCTGAAATGGCATTTAAAATTGCTGCATCAATGGCGTTAAAAGAAACTAAAAATGTTGGTGGTCCTGTAATCTTAGAACCAATCATGGACGTTGAAGTAGTAACTCCAAATGACTATGTTGGTAACGTGATTGGAGACTTAACTGCTCGTCGTGGTCGTTTAAGTAGCCAAGAAGGTAGAGGGAACGCTGTTGCTATTAGAGCTACTGTGCCTTTATCAGAAATGTTTGGATATGCAACTGCATTACGTTCAAATACACAAGGACGTGCTACATCAGGAATGCAATTCTCACATTATGAACCAACACCTAAATCAATCGCTGAAGAAATCATAAAAAAACGTAGCGGTAATTAA
- the tuf gene encoding elongation factor Tu, translating into MAKQKFERTKPHVNVGTIGHVDHGKTTLTAAITSVLSEKGYAQKQDYAAIDKAPEERERGITINTSHVEYETDKRHYAHVDCPGHADYVKNMITGAAQMDGGILVVSAADGPMPQTREHILLARQVGVPKLVVFLNKCDLVDDEELLDLVEMEVRELLSEYDFPGDDIPVIRGSAFQALQGDAKWTGKILELMDAVDSYIDNPVRDTDKPFLMPVEDVFTITGRGTVATGRVERGQVKVGDAVDIIGIKDTKGTTVTGVEMFRKLLDYAEAGDNIGALLRGVSRDDVERGQVLAKPKTVNPHTNFEAQVYVLSKEEGGRHTAFFSNYRPQFYFRTTDVTGVVTLPEGTEMVMPGDNTVLNVELIHPIAIEEGTKFSIREGGRTVGAGSVVKILK; encoded by the coding sequence ATGGCAAAACAAAAATTTGAAAGAACTAAACCACATGTTAACGTTGGAACAATTGGCCACGTTGACCACGGTAAAACAACTTTAACAGCTGCAATCACATCAGTATTATCTGAAAAAGGATATGCACAAAAACAAGATTATGCTGCAATCGATAAAGCACCAGAAGAAAGAGAACGTGGTATTACTATTAATACTTCACACGTTGAATATGAAACAGATAAACGCCACTACGCTCACGTAGACTGCCCAGGACATGCTGACTATGTTAAAAACATGATCACAGGTGCTGCACAAATGGATGGTGGTATCTTAGTAGTTTCTGCTGCAGACGGCCCTATGCCTCAAACAAGAGAACACATCTTACTTGCTCGTCAAGTTGGGGTACCTAAATTAGTTGTATTCTTAAACAAATGTGACTTAGTTGATGATGAAGAATTATTAGACTTAGTTGAAATGGAAGTTCGTGAATTATTAAGCGAATATGATTTCCCAGGCGATGACATTCCTGTTATCCGTGGATCAGCTTTCCAAGCTTTACAAGGTGACGCTAAATGGACTGGAAAAATCTTAGAATTAATGGATGCTGTTGACTCATATATCGATAACCCAGTTAGAGATACTGACAAACCATTCTTAATGCCAGTTGAAGACGTGTTTACAATTACAGGACGTGGAACAGTTGCTACTGGACGTGTTGAACGTGGACAAGTTAAAGTTGGTGATGCTGTTGATATCATCGGTATTAAAGATACTAAAGGAACAACAGTTACAGGTGTTGAAATGTTTAGAAAATTATTAGACTATGCAGAAGCTGGAGACAACATTGGAGCATTATTACGTGGTGTTTCTCGTGATGACGTTGAACGTGGACAAGTATTAGCTAAACCTAAAACAGTTAACCCACATACTAATTTCGAAGCACAAGTTTACGTATTATCAAAAGAAGAAGGTGGACGTCATACTGCATTCTTCTCAAACTATCGTCCTCAATTCTATTTCAGAACTACTGACGTTACAGGTGTTGTAACTTTACCAGAAGGAACTGAAATGGTTATGCCAGGAGACAATACTGTATTAAACGTAGAATTAATTCACCCAATCGCAATCGAAGAAGGAACTAAGTTCTCAATTCGTGAAGGTGGACGTACAGTTGGTGCAGGTTCAGTTGTTAAGATTTTAAAATAA
- a CDS encoding TatD family hydrolase, with product MIDTHAHLNVSEYNDDVNDVVKRAKENQVKKIIVVGMDHETSLKAIELSTKYQELYATVGIHPGYVNDSDHMKLNGLYNNKKVIAVGEIGLDYYWTDDNRELQEKIFEEQIQKAILLNLPVIIHTRNSFNEAYEIVKKYQGKVRGVFHCFSSNYIDALKAIELGFFIGVDGPITFKNNQMLVEIVQNIPLENLLIETDSPYLTPIPFRGKRNEPANVYYVAQKIAEIKNISFDEVKKVTTNNAVKLFNLRGDK from the coding sequence ATGATAGATACACATGCTCATCTGAATGTTTCGGAGTATAATGATGATGTTAATGATGTAGTTAAAAGAGCAAAAGAGAATCAAGTTAAAAAAATTATCGTTGTTGGAATGGATCATGAAACAAGTTTAAAAGCGATTGAACTTTCTACAAAATATCAAGAATTATACGCAACTGTAGGAATTCATCCGGGTTATGTTAATGATTCTGATCATATGAAGCTAAATGGGCTTTATAATAATAAAAAAGTTATTGCTGTTGGTGAAATTGGTCTAGATTATTATTGGACTGATGACAATAGAGAATTACAAGAAAAGATTTTTGAAGAACAAATTCAAAAAGCAATTTTATTAAATCTTCCTGTTATTATTCATACAAGAAATTCATTTAATGAAGCATATGAAATAGTTAAAAAATATCAAGGCAAAGTAAGAGGCGTTTTTCATTGCTTTAGTAGTAATTATATTGATGCCTTAAAAGCGATTGAATTAGGATTCTTCATAGGTGTAGATGGGCCTATAACATTTAAAAATAACCAAATGTTAGTTGAAATTGTTCAAAATATTCCGTTAGAAAATCTGTTGATAGAGACAGATAGTCCATATTTAACACCAATTCCTTTTAGAGGTAAGCGAAATGAACCTGCAAATGTTTATTATGTTGCGCAAAAAATTGCTGAAATAAAAAATATAAGTTTTGATGAAGTAAAAAAAGTAACAACAAATAATGCAGTTAAACTATTTAATTTGAGAGGTGACAAATAA